Genomic window (Vibrio pomeroyi):
GAATGATAAAACGGGTACTCAAGCTGAGAGTGCAAGAGTATAGGTATAAATAACGCGAGCAATGCTAGGCGCGTGCCCTTAGCTGAACTTGCTATACGAGACATCACTAACACCGCGGCAATCAAGATGCCTATTATTGGTACTATGCCACCTTCAACACCCCAAAATAGAAACTCATTGTGCGGGTGATCCATAGAAGGAAGCCCCGGATGATAATTTGAGTTCAGTTGATGTTGGCGAGCCGTATATAGAGTGTACTCTGATTCAAATTTGCCATAGCCGTAACCAGTAAATGGCTTCTCTACCAACATATCTAACGTTTGCGGGAAAGTGTAAGCGCGAGGGCTTTCTAAGTTCGCTTTCTTGCTAGCGATACTATCTGTAGTGCTAAGGTTTATTACGGTAAACGCAACCACGATACCGACAACAACGGATGTGCACCATCCGTAGAAGCGTTTCTTGGTCGAGAATTTGTAAAGGTAAGGCAGAATACACACAAAGCCTATGAGTGCCGCTAACCACCCTGTGCGTGACGCGATGATAATCAGCAGTGGCACGGTTAACGTTGGGGTTAGGTAGAGTAAAAACGATTCGCTGATCTTGTGATTATACTTAGCGGGCTGTCTTGCTAAAAGGTAAGCAGAAATCACAAAACCAGTTGCTAAAAAACTAGCCATTACATTGGGTTGCTGGAATATTCCGTAAGGGCGATTAGCTGCTGTGTTGTAGCCAAATAAGTTACCTGGTTCTAATACAAAATATTGCATATAACCAAATAGCGCTTGTATGACGACAGCGAGTACGATGAACCACAGCATACGTTGTTTGTGTTTGTTGCTGAATTTGAACTGCTGAAGGACTACGAATAAAGCAAAACCTGCCCATAACCCAAGTAATCGACCCGAAGCCCCTTCCGGTGAAGCATTGCTGTATAGAATCGGCAATGTGAGTATCACGCAGCTTATCAGTAAGCCTATGGTTAACTTGGAATACTTGAGTACTCGATTGGTCGCTAGTTGATAAAAGCCAATGGCTAAGGTGAAGCTCAGTGCTAACCAAGTGGTAGGGTTAAAAGAGAGAGCAAGGCCAGAGCCACCGGGATTAGGCATGAAAAAATGCATGGCGAGTAAGAACACAACAGCTAATGAAGCGAGGAATGCTTTGTTGAGTGGTAACTGAGTGATCTGATTTTCTAGCTGGGTACCGCTAGTATGTATTGTTGCCATAAATCCCTAACCTTATAAAAACAGAGCTTGTTCCTTTTGAAACAAGCTCTGTTACTTTAACATTTTTCTGTCTGCTCGCAGGGCGCTATTTTACACCTAGTTTAAATTTAACATAGGCTTAAGGAAGCGAGCAGTATGTGAACCTTCGACTAGTGCCACATCTTCAGGTGTACCCTCTGCAACAATCTCACCACCGCCTTGTCCGCCTTCTGGACCTAAATCTAAGATCCAGTCAGCTGTTTTTACGACATCTAGATTGTGCTCAATGACTACAACAGTGTTGCCGTGATCACGTAGTCGATGCAGCACGGTTAATAGTTGCTGGATATCGTGGAAATGAAGACCTGTTGTTGGTTCATCGAGAATGTATAAGGTTTTGCCTGTATCTCGTTTAGACAGCTCGCGAGCTAATTTAACACGTTGTGCTTCACCGCCAGATAAGGTGGTTGCCGCTTGGCCTAAGCGAATGTAAGAAAGACCCACATCCATTAATGTTTGCAGTTTACGTGCAATCACTGGAACTGGATTAAAGAACTCACGCGCATCTTCAACAGTCATCTCAAGAACTTCGTCAATGGTTTTACCCTTGTAACGAACTTCTAGTGTTTCACGGTTGTAGCGCTTACCTTTACATACATCACACGGTACATACACATCCGGTAAGAAGTGCATTTCTACTTTGATAACACCATCGCCCTGACATGCTTCACAGCGTCCGCCACGCACGTTAAAGCTGAACCTTCCCGCTTTGTAACCGCGTGAACGTGACTCTTGTGTGCCGGCAAACAGTTCACGAATAGGAGTGAAGATTCCAGTATAGGTTGCAGGGTTTGATCTTGGTGTGCGTCCTATTGGGCTTTGATCAATATCGATTACCTTATCGAAATGCTCTAACCCTTTAATCTTTTTATGTTTTGCCGGTACTGCTGTGGTTGCACCATTAAGTTGAGTGTGAGCGACTTTGAAGAAGGTGTCGTTAATCAGTGTCGATTTACCTGAACCCGACACACCCGTAATACAACTAAATAGTCCCACAGGAATGGTTGCAGTGACATTTTTAAGGTTGTTGCCTGTCGCTCCAACGATCTCTACGACTTTCTTCTTGTCGATTGGTGTTCGTTGTTTTGGTACTTCAATCTCTTTTACGCCACTTAGATATTGGCCGGTTAAAGAGTTCGGGTTGTCGATGATGTCTTGCATGGTGCCTTCTGCCACGACATGTCCACCGTGAACCCCAGCGCCCGGGCCGATATCGATGACATGGTCAGCACAGCGAATAGCATCTTCGTCATGTTCTACAACAAGCACCGTATTGCCTAAGTCTCTCAAGTGAACCAAGGTTTGCAGTAGACGTTCATTATCACGCTGGTGGAGGCCAATTGACGGCTCATCCAATACATACATAACACCCACTAAACCAGCACCGATTTGACTTGCTAGACGAATTCGTTGTGCTTCGCCGCCAGACAGAGTTTCAGCACTGCGTGATAGATTAAGGTAGTTCAAACCAACGTTAACCAAGAAATGTAGGCGGTCATTGATCTCTTTCATCACTTTATCAGCGATCTGTCCACGCTGACCGTCTAATTTCAACTCTTGGAAAAATTGCAGTGCATCAGCAATGCTGAGCTCAACGATTTCAGGCAGTGTTGTATCGCCGATAAATACATTTCGAGCTTCTAATCTCAGGCGAGTACCGTCACAGCTTGAGCATGACTTCGTTGAGATGTATTTAGCAAGATCTTCTCGAACTGAACTTGATTCCGTATCACGGTAACGGCGCTCTAGCGTATTTAAAATACCTTCAAACGGGTGACGCTTAACGCGGATATCACCACGATCATTGATGTATTTGAATTCAACTTCAGTGCGACCGGAGCCTTTGAGAATGATCTCTTGAGTCTTCTTGGGTAGAGAGTTAAACGGCGCAAACAGATCGAAACCATAATGCTCTGACAGTGATGTTAGCATCTGAAAATAGTAGTAGTTCTTTTGATCCCAACCTTTAATCGCACCTTCAGCAATGCTTAGGTTCTCATCTAAAATCACTCGACTTGGGTCAAAATACTGTTGAACACCAAGTCCATCACACGTACCACATGCGCCTGCTGGGTTGTTGAATGAGAACAAGCGAGGCTCAAGCTCTTGCATGCTGTAACCACACTTGGGACAAGCGAAGTTTGCTGAGAACACGATCTCTTCTTGATCTGTTTCGTCCATCCAGCCAACAACTGCAATACCGCCAGATAGCTCCAGTGTTGTTTCAAACGATTCAGCCAAGCGTTGCTGTAGATCAGGGCGAACCTTAAATCGGTCAACCACCACTTCTATCGTGTGTTTCTTATGAAGTTCTAGTGCTGGTGGATCGGATAGGTCACAAGTTTCACCATCAATACGCGCGCGAATAAAACCTTGAGCGGCTAAGTTCTCAAGTGTTTTTACATGTTCGCCTTTGCGCTCTTTAACGATCGGCGCCAGTAACATCATCTTTGAGCCTGCAGGTAACTCTAGTACCTTGTCCACCATTTGGCTGATAGTTTGCGCGGCAAGAGGAATATTGTGATCTGGACAGCGAGGTTCGCCCACTCGAGCATAAAGTAGTCTCAGGTAATCATAGACTTCGGTAATGGTACCTACGGTTGAGCGAGGATTATGAGACGTCGATTTTTGCTCTATCGAGATAGCCGGAGATAAACCTTCGATGTGGTCTACATCGGGTTTTTCCATAAGAGATAGAAATTGGCGAGCGTAGGCAGACAAAGACTCAACATAGCGACGTTGCCCTTCTGCGTAGAGAGTATCAAACGCAAGTGACGACTTTCCTGAACCGGATAACCCGGTGATAACCGTGAGTTTATCACGGGGAATCGTTAGGTTAACGTCTTTGAGGTTATGCGTACGAGCGCCTCTAATTTCTATTTTATCCATCTCAACAGACCATGTAATTTTAAGTGGCTAAAGTATTACATAGAGTGAGATTTGTGCAAAGTTTTACTGGATAAAAAAACAGTAAACAAAAAAGGGCGACTCAAAGAGCCACCCTTTTAACATTTGAAACGCTATTTCTTAAATAGTCGTTATGCTTCTTTCTTTGTTGAGTGTTTACCCAACTCGATCTGCTTTTGGTCTTTCTTGTATAGGTTCTCAAAGCAGTAGTTTGTTGCTTCGATGTAGCCTTCAACACTACCACAATCAAAACGTTGGCCTTTAAATTTATAAGCCAATACACAGCCCGCTTTTGCTTGTTTAAGCAATGCATCGGTAATTTGGATCTCGCCGCCTTTACCCGGTTCAGTCTGTTCGATCAGCTCAAAGATATCTGGAGTCAGAATATAGCGACCAATGATCGCTAGGTTGCTTGGTGCTGTACCTTGTTCAGGTTTCTCGACCATGTCATCGACACGGAAAAGATCGTCTTTGATCATCTCGCCAGAGATAACACCGTACTTGTGTGTTTCTTCGTCAGGTACTTCTTGTACTGCAACGATAGAGCAGCGGAACTGCTTGTATAGTGCAACCATTTGAGCCAGTACGCCTTGCTGCTCGTTCACACAAAGGTCATCGGCAAGCACAACTGCGAATGGTTCATCACCCACAAGCTCACGGCCCGTCAAGATTGCGTGACCTAAACCTTTCATCTCGCGTTGACGAATGTAAGTGAAGTTTGCTGCTTCAATCGTTTCACGGATATTAACGAGAAGGTCTTCTTTATTGGTACCGCTGATCTGATGCTCAAGCTCGTAGTTCTTATCGAAGTGATCCATGATTGAGTGCTTACCGCGGCCAGTAACAATACACATTCCGTCCATACCAGCTTCGATTGCTTCTTCTACGCCGTATTCAATCAGCGGCTTGTTCACAACTGGCATCATTTCTTTCGGCATTGACTTAGTTGCTGGTAAAAAACGTGTACCGTAGCCAGCTGCCGGGAAAAGGCACTTTTTGATCATGATAAGACCCTTTATCTATAATAATTATTGATTCAACCTGAGTGGTTGATATTTCTGAGGGCAACTCTAGCATAAGTTATGTCGAAAATTCAGCAACAATACCTATGGTTTATTAGAGCTTCCCTCAAAATTATCGTCAGTTTAAGAGGCGGATCAATTATGCAAGTAGGTTCTGGTTAGCCCAAGCGATGGCTTGGACTCTATTTTTAACCGCTAACTTACGGAATATTTGATAGAGGTGAGACTTGACCGTGAACTCACTAATGAACAAGTCATCGGCGATTTGTGTGTTGGATGAGCCGGATTGAAGGCAACGAATAACCTGAATCTCTCGAATAGTTAAGTCGACATTGGTTGGTGTTGTGTTGGTATTGACCATATTACGGTAGTAAAACAGCAGTTGATTGGTCACTTTTCTTGGTAGCCAGTTATCACCATCAATCACTTCTTGAAGGCCATGAGCTATCTTGTCTTTTTTATCGGTATTATAAAAGAGACCTTTTAATACACCGTAGGTTAGAAGCTCTGAAGTCGGCAGCTGTTGTGGAACATTGAATAAAATGATCTCATGGTTTTTCCACATCACGGTTAGGTTGGGACAGATAATAAGTAGTTGTGGTACCTCCCTATAGTCGACAAGCAGGATGCGGTTACTCTGCTTTCTGTCGACTAGCATTAAGTCGTCCGGAGTCATTTTGTAGAGAATGATGGATAAGTGTTTTTCTATCTCTTTTACATGTAGGTAAGTGTCACTCGGGTCGATGCACAGAAAGTGTAAAGTGCGAGCGTATCGAGATTTTCTCATTGAAACTCCGTGTTTAAGTTGGGTGAGATTTCACGTTGTCATGCACGCTTTGGCTTCTCTAGTGCAATAGTAGTGACTTGCGTTGAATATCAATTCCCAAAGTAAATGAGTGGTTTGTAAGTGGAGAAAAAAGCAACATCGCTCTGAATATCATGATTTGTTACGTTTTTATTCTTTGTGGTGGAGTGAGAATAGGAAGCGATTTATCACAGCAGAAAAGCATGCTATTCTTGTGCGCTAAAAATTTTCTGAGACTATGAATTTAGACGGAGCAAATCATGGCTAGCCGTGGAGTTAACAAAGTTATATTAGTGGGTAACCTAGGTAATGACCCAGAAATTCGTTACATGCCTAATGGCGGCGCGGTAGCGAACATTACCATTGCAACGTCAGAGTCATGGCGTGATAAAGCAACTGGCGAACAGCGTGAAAAAACAGAATGGCACCGTGTTGCTCTGTTTGGCAAGCTAGCTGAAGTTGCTGGTGAGTACCTACGTAAAGGTTCTCAAGTTTACATTGAAGGTCAACTTCAAACTCGTAAATGGCAAGATCAAAGCGGTCAAGATCGCTACACAACTGAAGTGGTTGTTCAAGGCTTCAATGGTGTAATGCAAATGCTTGGCGGCCGTGCTCAAGGTGGTATGGGTAACAACCAACAGCAAGGTGGTTGGGGTCAACCACAACAGCCACAACAGCCACAACAGCAGCAGCAACAATATAGTGCTCCTGCTCAACAGCAGAAAGCACCTCAACAACAAGCTCCTCAGCAGGCTCAACCTCAATATAATGAGCCACCGATGGATTTTGATGATGACATCCCATTTTAAGCCCTGTTTTTAATATATTATAAAGACAGTATTAAATTGGAAAAGCCGCGTTCATCGCGGCTTTTTGTTACCTAGAATTCTTAACGCTTTATTTACAACGTCAATTTATAGTATAAGTAGCAATACGGTATAATGTGAGTTGAAAAGGATTTCGTTATTCATGAGATATACCCCCACGCTAAAATTGAGCACCCGATTGGTCGCATTTGTCACGGTGATAGTTATCAGTGCGATGTTCATTCTTTTTATAGGTGGCACCCTTTCGTTCAAGCGCATCGGGCAGGAATATTTAGACCATTATTTGGTGGGAATAGTCGACGTTGTAGATAAAGAGATGGAAGATCCAGATGCTGCGTACTCAATGCAGCGTTGGATGCCTAAGATGTTGCAGGCTAGCAATATCGTTGAGATGAAACTCTCAAATAAGACGGGCATTGTTTACCGCTTCAAAGATACTTCTCCACAAATTGATCCGAATCGCCTCTATGAGAAAAGCTTCACGTTAGAGCGTAATGAAGGTTACCAAATCGAATTCAAAGCATTGCCTCCTTATATTGGTTACAACTACTCAATAGAAGCGATGTGGTCGATTACTTTAGCGGTTGCTTTGATCATCTTCTGTTTGGCTCGTGGTGTTCGATGGTTGAAAGAGCAATTAATGGGCTCTGAAATGTTGGAAGAGCGCGGAAGGATGATCCTTGCAGGGCAAGTTGAAGCGCATGCCAGAGGCGATGAGCGAGAGTGGCCCTTTACGGCAAGTGAAGCACTCGATGTGTTAATTGAAGAGCTGAAAGATGCACGCCAAGAGCGTAGCCGTTTTGATACCTTCATTCGTACTCATACTTTCTTAGATAAACTTACTGGTACAGCCAACCGAGTGCTATTCGATAACAAGCTTGAATCGGCACTGCATGAAAGTGGCGCTCGTGGTGGTGTGTTGTTAATTCGTATCGATGAGTGGGAACAAGTTCGTGATGCCAATGACAAGCAAGTGACCGACGGCTTTATTATTGAAGTCGGTGAAGTCTTATCGAATATCGTTCAGCGCTACCCTGATGTTATTTTCTCTCGTTATTACGAAGCCGACTTTGCGGTATTTATCCCGCATCAGGGAGCAAAAGATATTGCGACCTTGGCAGCTCAATGTTTAAGGCAGTTAGATAAGCTAACCCCACCGGAGCCATTAGAGTCGGATAACTGGTGCCATATCGGTGTGACCATGTATACCGAGGGTGAGCGTCATAGCCAGATTATGGATGAAACGGAAACCGCACTAAAGAGTGCCCAGTTGGAACGTATTAACAACTGGAGCCGTTATCCTAAACAGAATAAAAATGAGCTTGATAGAGGCAGCGTCCGTTGGAGAACATTACTCGATAAAGCCCTGCTTCCTGAAAATTTGGTAATCTTTGCTCAGCGGTGTTACCTTATGCCGGAATCTGGTCAAGCTAATGAATTACATAGAGAAATATTCACTAGAATTCAGGATCCTGACAAAGGTTTATTGAAATCGTCTCGATTTATGCCTGCGGTAGAGCAAGTGGGTTATCAAGCTCAAATGGACCAATCCGTGTTGAAGGTTTTGTTGAAATCTTTGAAAGAATCAACTCAATCGATTAACTACTCAGTGAACCTGAATGTCACTCCGTTTGCGAGTAAACAGCATTTTAAGTGGTTTAGGAGCGAGTTATTACAGCTCTCAGCTCAACATCGATCTCAGCTGGCTTTTGAATTTCCAGAAGGTCACCTTATTGCTCATCTTGATTATATGAGACCGGTGGCAAAGATGCTGCGAGGATTAGGGTGTAAAGTCATTGTTGGCCAAGCTGGGCGAACCATAGTTAGCACGCACTACATAAAGGATTTGAAGGTTAATTATATTAAGCTTCATCGGAGCTTAATTAAGAAAATCGATCAAAGGCATGAGAACCAGCTGTTTGTCCGAAGTTTAATAGGGGCATGCGGTGATTCTCCAACCCAAGTTATCGCGGTTGGGGTCGAGACAAAACAAGAAAAGAATACCTTGATAGAGTTAGGCATTAACGGCTATCAAGGGAGATATTTCGACGAAGAGCAACAAATTATTCCTTTGCCTCACCAAGGTGAAAAGACAGTGAAAGCTGAATCTGTTGTTAAAGTTGGTCGAAGAAATCGATGGCGTAAGAGTAGTAGTTAAGCATGAATTTTAAAGCGATTTTAGACAAGATAAAGCCAACGAATAATAAAGGCAGCTCGCAAGTTGTTATGTTGGGCAATGATACTGTTTATATTTCATCGACAGAGCAAGAATCTCAAGTCACTAACATCCCCGTAGTAAATGGGGACTGGGAAAGTGCACTAAAAAAATCGCTTAACAGTGAGGCTTTTACCAGCAGTAGCCTTCAATTGATAGTCTGTGCTAACTATTACCAAACTTACCAAATTGATAAACCGGACATTCCAGAGAGTGAGTGGTCGGTTGCCTTGCCTTTTTTATTGAAAGATCTTGTCGCTGAAAGAGTGACTGAGATTACGGCAAGTGCGGTCGCACTGCCGACATCAAACAAACTGCAAGTGTATGTTTTACCTAAAAAACTGTTAGATAAGCTTTTAAACATTACTAACTCAGCGCAAGTAGAGCTTAAAGGTATTGCTCCTGAAGATGAAATCTGGGGCTATAGTGCCGGCGAACTCTCTAATTTCATACTTCTACAACGCAGCTCAAATTCACACTTTAAGTTGGGTGCGTTTGTTGAGAATACAGTTTGCTTCCAAAGAACGATTCGCAGTGTGGTTCCACCTTTAACGGGTGTTGCATCCAGCGCACTGCAGTTAGATGGCCTTGCTTTAGAACTCCAGCGTTCGATTGACTACCTTTCTTCTCAAATCAAAGGCACTCAACTTCATCAGCTAAAAATCTGTTGTGATGAAGAGGATGAGGCAGAACTACAAAGTGCGTTAAACAATACACTGAGCTCAACGGTTTCTTTACTGGTTGAAGGTGAGCGCGAAAACTCTGAAAGTTTGTTGGTTAAGCTCGCTGCTGAAAAAGATGCGTTTAACGTCAATCTTTACCCTGAACACCTCAAGCCGAAAAAAGAATATTTCACATTAACGAATGTGGTCGCGAGTTGGGGACTTGTCTGTGCCCTGCTTATTGGCGGTTACTTTGTGATGCAATACCAAATATCGAATTTGGACGAAGAACTAACAGCTTTGCAACATGACTCCAATCAAGTTAACAAGCAAGTTAACCAGTTGAAGAGTAAGTTAACTGAGCATAAACCGTCTCCGGAGAAAGTCGCCGCCGTTGCCCGTCTCAAACGTGAGATACAAGCAAAAAAAGAGGCGTTAAAGGCCGTTGGGCAATACGACGAATCCCAGCAAGTCGGGTATTCTGGCGTCATGAATTCCCTAGCTACATTAGGCCGAAATGACATCTCTCTTTCGCACATCTATATGACTCACGATACTTTAGATCTTAGTGGTTTAGCTCGTAACGCTAATGTCGTTCCAAACTGGATTGGTCAGTTTAAAAATGAACTTAATTTGGTCGGCCGCACCTTCGAAAAACTTAAAATAGGTCGCAATGATCAAGATGTGGTGACGTTCGAGTTAAGTACTCGCAGGGAGAGTAAATAATGCAGCAGTGGAACCAGCTGAGCGATAAATTTCTTGCATTAAGCCAAAGAGAAAAATGGCTACTTTTCGTGTGTGGCTTTGTCGGTTTATCGATGCTTGTATTCACCTTATTGGTTGAACCTGCATATCTCGATTTACAAGCGAAAAACGCTAAATCGATGAGCCTGATGCAGTCAAACCAAAGGCAACAAGGTGAGCTACTTGTTCTTCAAGCAAAGTTGAACAAAGACCCAGACAAAGAAATTAATATCGAGTACAAAAAGCTATTAGTAGAAAGCCAAGACCTTTCGCTTCAACTGTCAGAGATTGTCGATGGACTGATCTCGCCTTCTCAAATGTCACAGTTATTGGAAAGTGTTCTCAATGCGGGCCATGGACTTAAGCTGGAATCCTTGGAATCACTAAAACCAGAAGCGATTTCAAATAACAAAGAGACTAGCGAGTACTCAGGCTACTTTCTTCACCCTGTGAGAATGGAACTAACAGGCAGCTATTTTGATATTTCAGCTTACCTTCAAGCCCTTGAGTCTCTTCCTGTGAGTTATTACTGGCGCACATTTGAGTATTCAGTAGAAGAATATCCTAAAGCTCGACTTGTGTTCGAGGTTTACACACTTGGTACCAGACAGGAGTTTATCGGTGGCTAGAACTCTATTGTTGTCCTTGCTGTTTAGTAGTTCCCTTGTGTGGGCTGAGCAAGATCCAACGGCGCCATTAGGTTGGCTTTCACCTCAACAAAAAACAGCGCCAGCTAAAAAGGCGCCAGTTCAATATCGCTTACCGTCTCTAGAGAGCATTGTTTGCAAGGGGGATACACCTTGTTATGCGATTATGAATGGTCAGATTCTCGGTCAAGGGGAAACGATCAGAGGGTACCGAGTTAAGAACATAGATCCAGAATACGTCACTCTGCAGAGAAGCTCTAAGCAGTGGAAATTAGAGATGTTCTCTTTAGATGTTAAGAATAATTAAGGTTAGAGTGAAGACATGCGTAAACTTGTAGTAGCAATCCTAGTGTCATCTTTAGTCGGCTGTTCGATGGGACATCGCGATCCCGTTGAAATAAAAGAGTCTTTAAACGAATCAATCAATGAAGCTAACAGTAAAGCGCTTCATGAGCTTCCTTCATCCGTACAAGATGATCTTATGCCTCAACTCGATTCGGATTCAGTATCGCCAGGAATGGAAACGGTTAAGCGTTTTCGCATTCAGGCTAAAGGTGTTGAAGCGAGAACCTTCTTTGCTAGCTTGGTGAAAGGTACAGAATACAGCGCCGCTATTCACCCAAGCGTGTCTGGAAACCTTACGCTTAATCTAACCGATGTAACGTTAGATGAAGTGCTGGCTGTTGCTCAAGACATGTATGGCTACGATATCGAAAAGCGTGGCAAGGTGATTCAGGTTTACCCAGCAGGCCTTCGCACAGTAACGATCCCTGTCGATTACCTACAAGTTAAGCGTTCTGGTCGTTCATTGACGACGATCACTACAGGCACGATCTCTAATTCGGACAACAGTTCGTCGAGCTCTTCAAGCTCAGACTCTAACTCGTCGAATTCATCAAACTCTTCTAATACATCAAACTCGACATCGAATGGTGGCACAGAGATTGAAACCACATCTGAAAGTGATTTTTGGCCACAGCTTGAAGCGGCAGTTGCTCACTTAATTGGTTCGGGTGATGGGCAAAGTGTCGTGGTTACCCCGCAAGCGAGTGTGATTACCGTTCGTGCTTACCCTGATGAAATCCGTGAGGTTCGTGAGTTCCTAGGTATTTCTCAGAAACGTCTGCAACGCCAAGTTATCTTGGAAGCCAAAATCATGGAAGTCACCCTGAGTGATGGTTACCAGCAAGGTATTAGCTGGTCGAGTTTATCGAAGTCGATTGGTAGTGGTGGCGTTGTTATTGACCGACCAGGTGGAACATTGCCTCCATTAGATGCAATCAGCTCTTTGTTAGGTGGACAAACCAACGTAACGATTTCAGACGGTAGCTTTGAAGCGGTATTAAGCTTTATGGATACTCAAGGTGATCTCAATGTTCTTTCTAGCCCACGCGTAACGGCTGCAAACAACCAGAAAGCGGTGATCAAAGTTGGTACAGACGAATACTACGTGACGGACTTATCAAGCGCGGTGGGTAGTGGTGACAATGCTAATGTTGCGCCGGAGGTTGAGTTAACGCCGTTCTTCTCTGGTATCTCTTTAGATGTGACCCCTCAGATAGACGATAAAGGCAGCGTGTTCCTACATGTTCACCCTGCTGTTATTGAAGTAGAGGAAGAAGTGAAAGAGCTAAACCTAGGCTCAACAACAGGCATAGTGCAACTTCCTTTGGCGAAAAGCTCTATTCGTGAATCTGACTCAGTGATTCGAGCTCGAGACGGAGATGTGGTCGTTATTGGTGGTTTGATGAAATCCAACACCAGTGATGTGACGTCTAAAGTCCCATTCCTCGGTGACATCCCAGCATTAGGTCATTTATTCCGTAACACCAATCAGTTGACTCAAAAAACTGAGCTCGTGATCTTGCTTAAACCAACGATCGTGGGTGTGAATACTTGGCAAAATGA
Coding sequences:
- the csrD gene encoding RNase E specificity factor CsrD; translation: MRYTPTLKLSTRLVAFVTVIVISAMFILFIGGTLSFKRIGQEYLDHYLVGIVDVVDKEMEDPDAAYSMQRWMPKMLQASNIVEMKLSNKTGIVYRFKDTSPQIDPNRLYEKSFTLERNEGYQIEFKALPPYIGYNYSIEAMWSITLAVALIIFCLARGVRWLKEQLMGSEMLEERGRMILAGQVEAHARGDEREWPFTASEALDVLIEELKDARQERSRFDTFIRTHTFLDKLTGTANRVLFDNKLESALHESGARGGVLLIRIDEWEQVRDANDKQVTDGFIIEVGEVLSNIVQRYPDVIFSRYYEADFAVFIPHQGAKDIATLAAQCLRQLDKLTPPEPLESDNWCHIGVTMYTEGERHSQIMDETETALKSAQLERINNWSRYPKQNKNELDRGSVRWRTLLDKALLPENLVIFAQRCYLMPESGQANELHREIFTRIQDPDKGLLKSSRFMPAVEQVGYQAQMDQSVLKVLLKSLKESTQSINYSVNLNVTPFASKQHFKWFRSELLQLSAQHRSQLAFEFPEGHLIAHLDYMRPVAKMLRGLGCKVIVGQAGRTIVSTHYIKDLKVNYIKLHRSLIKKIDQRHENQLFVRSLIGACGDSPTQVIAVGVETKQEKNTLIELGINGYQGRYFDEEQQIIPLPHQGEKTVKAESVVKVGRRNRWRKSSS
- a CDS encoding MSHA biogenesis protein MshI, which gives rise to MNFKAILDKIKPTNNKGSSQVVMLGNDTVYISSTEQESQVTNIPVVNGDWESALKKSLNSEAFTSSSLQLIVCANYYQTYQIDKPDIPESEWSVALPFLLKDLVAERVTEITASAVALPTSNKLQVYVLPKKLLDKLLNITNSAQVELKGIAPEDEIWGYSAGELSNFILLQRSSNSHFKLGAFVENTVCFQRTIRSVVPPLTGVASSALQLDGLALELQRSIDYLSSQIKGTQLHQLKICCDEEDEAELQSALNNTLSSTVSLLVEGERENSESLLVKLAAEKDAFNVNLYPEHLKPKKEYFTLTNVVASWGLVCALLIGGYFVMQYQISNLDEELTALQHDSNQVNKQVNQLKSKLTEHKPSPEKVAAVARLKREIQAKKEALKAVGQYDESQQVGYSGVMNSLATLGRNDISLSHIYMTHDTLDLSGLARNANVVPNWIGQFKNELNLVGRTFEKLKIGRNDQDVVTFELSTRRESK
- the pilO gene encoding type 4a pilus biogenesis protein PilO, with translation MQQWNQLSDKFLALSQREKWLLFVCGFVGLSMLVFTLLVEPAYLDLQAKNAKSMSLMQSNQRQQGELLVLQAKLNKDPDKEINIEYKKLLVESQDLSLQLSEIVDGLISPSQMSQLLESVLNAGHGLKLESLESLKPEAISNNKETSEYSGYFLHPVRMELTGSYFDISAYLQALESLPVSYYWRTFEYSVEEYPKARLVFEVYTLGTRQEFIGG
- a CDS encoding MSHA biogenesis protein MshK; protein product: MARTLLLSLLFSSSLVWAEQDPTAPLGWLSPQQKTAPAKKAPVQYRLPSLESIVCKGDTPCYAIMNGQILGQGETIRGYRVKNIDPEYVTLQRSSKQWKLEMFSLDVKNN
- the mshL gene encoding pilus (MSHA type) biogenesis protein MshL, producing the protein MRKLVVAILVSSLVGCSMGHRDPVEIKESLNESINEANSKALHELPSSVQDDLMPQLDSDSVSPGMETVKRFRIQAKGVEARTFFASLVKGTEYSAAIHPSVSGNLTLNLTDVTLDEVLAVAQDMYGYDIEKRGKVIQVYPAGLRTVTIPVDYLQVKRSGRSLTTITTGTISNSDNSSSSSSSSDSNSSNSSNSSNTSNSTSNGGTEIETTSESDFWPQLEAAVAHLIGSGDGQSVVVTPQASVITVRAYPDEIREVREFLGISQKRLQRQVILEAKIMEVTLSDGYQQGISWSSLSKSIGSGGVVIDRPGGTLPPLDAISSLLGGQTNVTISDGSFEAVLSFMDTQGDLNVLSSPRVTAANNQKAVIKVGTDEYYVTDLSSAVGSGDNANVAPEVELTPFFSGISLDVTPQIDDKGSVFLHVHPAVIEVEEEVKELNLGSTTGIVQLPLAKSSIRESDSVIRARDGDVVVIGGLMKSNTSDVTSKVPFLGDIPALGHLFRNTNQLTQKTELVILLKPTIVGVNTWQNELERSRDLLQEWFPDEE